Part of the Candidatus Methylomirabilis tolerans genome, GACCTTCGGATCGATCGCCGGATGCAGAAGCTGTTCGAGCTGCCAGGGCTCCACACGCAGGACGGCCATCTTTCGATCGATCAACCGTTCTTTCGCCATATCGACAGCAGTCTTGATGGCGGCGTGGGCCGTCCTCTTACCGACGCGGCACTGCAACATATAGAGCTTTCCATCCTCAATGGTAAACTCAATGTCCATCATATCGCAATAGTGGTGCTCAAGCGTTCGACAGATCCGCTCAAACTCCCGATAGATCCGAGGCCACGTCTGCTTCATGCCCGCAATGGGATGCGGGGTCCTGATCCCAGCCACCACATCCTCACCCTGCGCATTGGGCAGGAACTCTCCGTAGAGGCGCTTCTCCCCTGTAGACGGATCGCGGGTGAAGGCAACCCCTGTCCCGGAATTCTCCCCCAGGTTACCGAAGACCATAGCCTGGACGTTGACGGCGGTGCCCCAGTCGTCAGGAACCTTGTAGATCCTCCGGTACTCCACGGCCCGTTTGTTGTTCCAGGACTCGAATACGGCTGCGATCGCCATTCGAAGCTGCTCTTTCGGATCCTGGGGAAACTCTTGACCGGCTTCGCGCTGAATCACTTTTTTAAACTGTTCGACCAGGTCCCTCAGATCTTCCGCGCTGAGTGCCGTATCGGCGGCAACCCCTTTCTGCCGCTTCTTTTCACTAAGGAGTCCCTCAAAGGCTATTTTCTTAATGCCCAGCACGACATCACCGAACATCTGAAGAAGCCGCCGGTAACTATCGTAGGCGAAGCGGGGGTTTTGGGAACGCTGGATGAGGCCCTGTACCGTCCTGTCGTTCAATCCCAGGTTCAACACGGTGTCCATCATCCCCGGCATTGAGATCCGCGCCCCGGAACGGACAGAAACCAGGAGGGGATCCTTCAGATCCCCGAACCGCTTTCCCATAGCCCGCTCCAGCTTGGCGATATCCGCCTCGATCTCCGCCCATAGCTTGGGAGGGAAACGCCTGCCCCGCTTCACGTACTCAATACAGGCTTCCGTAGAAATGGTAAAGCCTGGCGGTACAGGGATCTTGAGTGTCGTCATCTCATGGAGGTTCGCTCCCTTTCCCCCGAGAAGATTCTTCTGCTCAGCCCTTCCTTCCGCCCGACCCTTTCCGAAAAAGTATACATATTTCTTTGCAATCGCCATTATTTCCCTCACAAGTTGGACTATGATAAGCGTTCAGCGTCGTGCATGGAGCGGCTCGCTGTACGCCGCACGCCGTGCACTACTTTGCCAGTTCGATCGTCAGTTTGGTCTCCTGCTTTGACTTCACGGTCACGTCCTGCACCTTCTTGCCGAGTGTCTCCTGCCAGACCTCGAGCTTATAGTTGCCAGGTGGAACATTGTTGAGGGTAAACTCACCCTTGTCGTTCGTGACTGCCACATACGGATGGTCGGAGACCACGAGCCAGCCCAGCATCCAACTGTGGGCATCACAGGTCACCTTGACAATCTCAGGTTTCGCAAACTGTACCGGCAGCACCTTCTTGAATTTCGGCTGAGCCTTATTGATTGAGGGATTCGCCTTGCTGTAGGTATGAACGTTGTGAAGAATCCCATCGCTGTTCAGGATGTCCAGCGTACTACCGGTAGGAACTACGACGACATGAGGCGTATATTCACACACATTCTGATCTACTGTGGCTTTCGTGATCGCCCACTTCTCACCCTTGCTCACATCAATCAAGCTCACCACCGCATTTTCGATACCTTTTTGAGGACCGACAACAAGATCCCAGCTCAGGTGCTGTTTCTTCTCGCAGACCTCCTTATCTTTCGTTACTTGGAGCTCTTTCCTTACTGGCGGCGTTCCGGCGAATTTAATCGTCCCGGTGATCGTCCCACCGTCTTTCACTGCACCGCCCTCGTAGGCTAACGTCTGAGCGGCGGCTCCGAGAACACAGCCCGCCACCACGGTCACTGCAACTATTTCTCGCATCCCATACATGGAACTTCGCCTCCTTCTGCCGGTGTGTGACTCCGTTTCGTTAGACTTCTCTTGTCGAACCGATCATACGAATCAGTGCTCTCCCATGCGCATCAGGTGTTCAGTCATCGCCTGAATTTGCCGGTCTTCCTTCCCCCCAAGAATATCGTCCGGACCGCCAGGATAGTAGCTGGGCATCTTCGTTCCCGGCTGGATCTTCTGTGGGTCCTTCAGCCATTTACTGATCCAGATCGGCCGCAAGCGACGCTTAGCCAGACTGAGATCAGGCGCCCATTCCTCCGGTTTGCCTTCGGGTTTCTTCTCACCCTGCTGGTGACAGGTGAAGCAGTCAAAGTAGTCCTTCGACAGCAGCAATCGACCGGCATTTATCAGTTCCATGTTCGGTTCTCCCACCGAGGCATACTCATAGGGAACCTGCTGCTTCCCCATGACCGCGAAATATTTCGTCAGGGTGGTGGCTTCCTCGATGCTGAGGCCGAAGGTCGGCATCCGAACGTCAAGCCATGGTCTCAGCGGTATCGGTCGCCCAAGAAATTGGTACAGCCAGGTAGCCTGGACCTTCTCCCCCTCATGCATCATCCCTACCTCAAGAGGGGGCGGCGTTCTGGTCTCATTGGCGTAAAAGACGGCAATCGCGCCACCCTGCCCTTCGATGACGTGGCACCCGTTGCAATTGTAGCGTTTCACAAGGGTCCGCCCATCCTGGATGGCCCGCTCTTCGTCGGAAAGACTCCGCTGGAACTGCGGCTGGATACGCTCGTTACTGAGACTCTTCAGGAAGACCAGCAGCGTGTTCGCGTCTTCGTCAGTAAAGCGAAAGTTCGGCATCAATTGCTCGACCCGCTCGGTGGCATAAATCTGGGGATTCTTCAGCTTCCAGAAGGTATAATCCTGCCACGTCTGCTTCACCTGGACGGCCTCGCCGAAGAACAGCTCCAGTAAGCGCTTCTGACTGAAGTTGCTGAGATCCGGCGCAATCTTCTCCGACGTCTCAAACCCCTTAATGTCGTGGCAGCCAAAACAGCCCCGTTTACGGATCAGACGCTCACCCGCCGTAATCCGATCGGCCCTCCTGACCTCCTGTTCCAGGCCGGCAACCCTTTGCTTTTGTCCAAGCGTCATCAGGAAGGCCGTGACCGCCCGAGCCTCGTCGTCGGAAAGACGCAGATTCGGCATCCTGGTTGTCGGCCGAAACTGCTTTGGATCCTTGACCCAGGCAAAGAGCCAGTCCGCGTTCACCTTGCCGGCTATCTTTGAGAGATCCGGCCCGAAATCCTGATTCTCCGGCACGGGGGGAGGGGCGACCAGCCAGGTCTTGACCGGTTTTGATTGTGGCGCTGTCCTGGCGGTTCCTTCTGATGCTTCCTGCTCGCGTTCCGATTGCGCCGTGCCGGCATGAACCAACGACACAGCCGGCGAAGCACCGGTCAGCGGGGCCTTCGCCTCTATGCCAGGAATTCGGTGACAGCCAAGGCAGCCGACAGAGCTCACAATCTCCTTCCCACGTTCGACCGAAGCGGGAGCCTTCGACGCGCTCTGAAGCTCCGGAAGCGGCTGGGAAGTACGGAGAAGATAAGCCGCGATGTTCGATGCGTCTTCATCGGATAGCTCAAAGTGGGGCATCTTCGTCTTGGGGAGATATCCTTTCGGCTTTTTGATCCACCGAACCAGCCAACTCGGATCGACCTTGCCGGCAATCCGCGTCAGATCCGGTCCTACTTTCTGAGCCTTCTCAAACCCCGCCATCGTGTGACATCCGAAGCAACCGAGATCCTCCACCATCTGTCTGCCACGCGAATAGACGGGCGCCAACGCGAACTCCTTCTTGTCGGCATGGCACTTTCGACAACTCGTCTGCACGAAGTCGCCACGCAACAATGGGCGATCCCAGTGACGGACCTCACCGTGCGCCGCTTCAACATCAAGGGTCGGTCCCTGTCCCTGGTGGCACGCTGTGCAACCGAAGCGGGCGATCGGATGATTACCGAACAGAATCTCCCGATATGGATGAGTGGCGAAGGGTTGTTTGGCCTGCTCGAACCCAGGCCGATCGATCGCAAGATGGCAGGTCGCACAACGGTCAACGGTCAGAATCGGCACCTTGAACTCGTTGGTCGCCAGTCCCTCCACGACAATTTGC contains:
- a CDS encoding carboxypeptidase regulatory-like domain-containing protein, with translation MYGMREIVAVTVVAGCVLGAAAQTLAYEGGAVKDGGTITGTIKFAGTPPVRKELQVTKDKEVCEKKQHLSWDLVVGPQKGIENAVVSLIDVSKGEKWAITKATVDQNVCEYTPHVVVVPTGSTLDILNSDGILHNVHTYSKANPSINKAQPKFKKVLPVQFAKPEIVKVTCDAHSWMLGWLVVSDHPYVAVTNDKGEFTLNNVPPGNYKLEVWQETLGKKVQDVTVKSKQETKLTIELAK
- a CDS encoding c-type cytochrome → MQPWRWWRTSKLAEQRSLRVLFFIVGMLFFVVAVWAVWNEEKTRRPWKAYQQEFSRLEYERVGRELAAERSKLEAPDVRAVLVKLQEDLKAARARLAGPEAAKAQQLLAQREAEYAEVNTKAQFVKSKLDEALYWVDHAIHDKKDSTQPRAKAAAIELQLRGLTAQADVLNARMEDAQGIVKRFQVDVDAIQGRIDELAEPVLMLERRLEAIKVRSPEVKQIVVEGLATNEFKVPILTVDRCATCHLAIDRPGFEQAKQPFATHPYREILFGNHPIARFGCTACHQGQGPTLDVEAAHGEVRHWDRPLLRGDFVQTSCRKCHADKKEFALAPVYSRGRQMVEDLGCFGCHTMAGFEKAQKVGPDLTRIAGKVDPSWLVRWIKKPKGYLPKTKMPHFELSDEDASNIAAYLLRTSQPLPELQSASKAPASVERGKEIVSSVGCLGCHRIPGIEAKAPLTGASPAVSLVHAGTAQSEREQEASEGTARTAPQSKPVKTWLVAPPPVPENQDFGPDLSKIAGKVNADWLFAWVKDPKQFRPTTRMPNLRLSDDEARAVTAFLMTLGQKQRVAGLEQEVRRADRITAGERLIRKRGCFGCHDIKGFETSEKIAPDLSNFSQKRLLELFFGEAVQVKQTWQDYTFWKLKNPQIYATERVEQLMPNFRFTDEDANTLLVFLKSLSNERIQPQFQRSLSDEERAIQDGRTLVKRYNCNGCHVIEGQGGAIAVFYANETRTPPPLEVGMMHEGEKVQATWLYQFLGRPIPLRPWLDVRMPTFGLSIEEATTLTKYFAVMGKQQVPYEYASVGEPNMELINAGRLLLSKDYFDCFTCHQQGEKKPEGKPEEWAPDLSLAKRRLRPIWISKWLKDPQKIQPGTKMPSYYPGGPDDILGGKEDRQIQAMTEHLMRMGEH